In the Alkaliphilus flagellatus genome, one interval contains:
- a CDS encoding sensor histidine kinase: MKNLPLSMQIWLVFAAIMLSISILLSILFPWTLRDFFTREIYATIESAQSLTLNRFNNEFSRETWKTGILPDRKQQIQDIRTVNHFILIEDSQEVIASRLPVEFLYTVRDHIKDQTSDVQRYSGQIGDQKIFYVVAKEKVLDQNIFLVSYMWDSYREDLVQTLLRRLVFIMSLVFILSWLPSLGLAKYLSKPLVTLEMRVKKLANRDWQEPIQLQREDEIGRLGQSMEQLRNQLIKQDEAQQSFLQHTSHELKTPVMVIRSYTQAIQDGIYPKGNLTTSVRTIEEEAMRLEKSINNLLYLTKLDYLATHNPSNEQVAMDQLIKDVVERFRWRRSELNWTLKLSPTFVKGNIDQWRVVLENLLDNQTRYAQSKILISLANSEYPNEKLAYLRIWNDGPSISAENIDDIFGKFQKGPQGEVGLGLAIVHRVISLVNGNIRVKNEVEGVSFYLEIPSS; this comes from the coding sequence ATGAAAAACCTTCCATTATCAATGCAGATTTGGTTAGTTTTTGCAGCTATAATGTTAAGTATTTCAATACTATTATCAATACTGTTTCCTTGGACCCTACGAGATTTTTTTACTAGGGAAATTTATGCTACCATCGAGAGTGCACAAAGTTTAACTCTTAATCGATTTAATAATGAGTTTTCCAGAGAAACATGGAAAACCGGCATTCTACCAGATAGAAAGCAACAAATTCAGGATATCCGAACAGTTAATCATTTTATACTAATAGAGGATAGTCAAGAAGTTATTGCATCTCGTCTTCCTGTAGAATTTTTATATACGGTCAGAGACCACATAAAAGATCAAACATCAGATGTTCAACGATATAGTGGACAAATCGGAGATCAAAAAATTTTTTATGTGGTTGCTAAAGAGAAAGTATTGGATCAAAATATTTTTCTAGTTTCCTACATGTGGGACTCATATCGTGAAGATTTAGTACAGACCCTCTTAAGAAGGTTAGTTTTTATAATGAGTTTAGTTTTTATACTAAGCTGGTTGCCTTCTTTAGGGTTAGCAAAGTATTTATCTAAACCTTTAGTTACTTTGGAAATGAGAGTTAAAAAGCTTGCTAATCGAGATTGGCAGGAACCTATACAATTACAAAGAGAAGATGAAATTGGAAGATTAGGTCAGTCTATGGAACAACTGAGAAATCAACTTATCAAACAGGATGAAGCTCAACAATCCTTCCTACAACATACATCCCATGAGCTTAAAACGCCTGTTATGGTGATTCGTAGCTATACACAGGCAATTCAGGATGGCATATATCCTAAAGGGAATTTAACAACTAGTGTCAGGACCATTGAAGAAGAGGCAATGCGTTTAGAAAAATCTATTAACAACCTCCTTTACTTAACAAAGCTTGACTACTTAGCTACTCACAATCCATCCAATGAACAGGTGGCTATGGATCAACTCATAAAAGATGTAGTAGAAAGATTTCGTTGGCGACGTAGTGAGCTAAATTGGACCTTGAAACTTTCACCCACTTTTGTAAAAGGGAATATAGATCAATGGCGAGTAGTTTTAGAAAATTTATTAGATAATCAAACCCGTTATGCCCAGAGTAAAATCCTTATATCTTTAGCAAATTCGGAATATCCTAATGAAAAATTAGCATACCTTCGTATTTGGAACGATGGACCAAGCATTTCAGCTGAAAACATAGATGATATCTTTGGTAAATTTCAGAAAGGACCTCAGGGAGAAGTCGGACTCGGACTAGCCATTGTTCATCGTGTTATTTCTTTAGTTAATGGTAATATTAGAGTTAAAAATGAAGTTGAAGGTGTCTCTTTTTATTTAGAAATTCCTTCTTCGTAA
- a CDS encoding PLP-dependent cysteine synthase family protein → MSMNSINSRIKDISPLIGNTPLLEIKLKYKSEDRIIFAKAENYNLTGSIKDRMAIHILKKAYESGTLKEGDKIVEATSGNTGIAFSAIGSYLGHTVSIFMPDWMSAERKNLIRSYGANIELVSADQGGFLGSIRMTEELAKTNDNVFLPCQFSNKYNCKAHYETTGPEIVKQLSKLNLKVDSFVAGVGTGGTIMGVGGYLKDQNPNVKLYPLEPASSPTLSTGYKVGKHRMQGISDEFIPSIVKLEKLDDVIAVDDGDSIIMAQKLAAKLGLGVGISSGGNFLGALKAQDMLGKDSVVVTIFSDDSKKYLSTDLMKEEPVKDDFLSQHIELVSVKAYKMK, encoded by the coding sequence ATGTCTATGAATTCTATAAATAGCCGTATAAAGGATATATCTCCACTTATAGGGAACACCCCATTACTAGAGATAAAGTTAAAATATAAAAGTGAAGATCGGATTATATTTGCTAAAGCAGAAAATTATAATTTAACGGGCAGCATAAAAGATAGAATGGCTATCCATATACTAAAAAAAGCATATGAATCAGGTACTTTAAAAGAAGGAGATAAAATTGTAGAGGCAACTAGTGGAAATACAGGTATAGCTTTTTCGGCTATTGGGAGTTATTTAGGACATACTGTTTCTATTTTCATGCCAGACTGGATGAGTGCAGAACGAAAAAACTTAATAAGAAGTTATGGTGCAAATATAGAACTAGTAAGTGCTGATCAAGGTGGATTTTTAGGAAGTATTAGGATGACTGAAGAATTAGCTAAAACAAATGATAATGTATTTTTACCTTGTCAGTTTTCTAACAAATATAATTGTAAAGCCCATTACGAAACTACCGGACCAGAAATTGTAAAACAGCTTAGCAAACTTAATCTTAAGGTCGATAGCTTTGTAGCAGGAGTAGGAACAGGAGGAACGATAATGGGAGTAGGAGGCTATTTAAAAGACCAGAATCCTAATGTTAAACTTTACCCACTAGAGCCTGCTAGCTCGCCTACACTAAGTACAGGCTATAAGGTAGGCAAGCATAGAATGCAAGGAATTTCGGATGAGTTTATTCCTTCCATAGTTAAATTAGAAAAGCTAGATGATGTAATAGCTGTAGACGATGGAGACTCCATAATTATGGCACAAAAGTTAGCTGCTAAATTAGGTCTGGGAGTAGGAATATCATCTGGTGGAAATTTTCTAGGGGCTTTAAAAGCTCAAGATATGTTAGGTAAGGATAGTGTAGTTGTAACTATATTTTCTGATGATAGTAAAAAGTATTTAAGCACAGACTTAATGAAAGAAGAACCAGTAAAAGACGATTTTTTATCTCAACATATTGAGTTAGTTAGTGTGAAGGCTTATAAAATGAAGTAA
- a CDS encoding CC/Se motif family (seleno)protein, whose product MKITVDNKALKFLKSKGENTLEIWIKGCSSUGTGEPQPSVSMGKPQDIDKYYMYKVGDIDVYVKSDVKAKDDEIKVKYIKILWTEKLSVEGILI is encoded by the coding sequence ATGAAAATTACTGTTGATAACAAGGCTTTAAAATTTTTAAAGTCTAAAGGAGAAAATACATTAGAAATTTGGATAAAAGGATGCTCAAGCTGAGGCACCGGTGAGCCACAACCATCGGTTTCGATGGGAAAACCTCAAGACATAGATAAGTACTATATGTATAAAGTTGGAGATATAGACGTATATGTAAAGTCTGATGTTAAGGCTAAAGACGATGAAATTAAAGTTAAATATATAAAGATTTTATGGACAGAAAAATTATCTGTTGAAGGGATCTTAATTTAA
- a CDS encoding methyl-accepting chemotaxis protein translates to MSLKSKIFIGFTVSVLLIFSILSYYTSSMTTKIIIEREQEMLEVLRQSVQIQMEKQLEAAEISVLALANNMEVKRSFAERNREGLEKMLVPAYKSISSKISQVQFHLPDSTSFLRLHQPEKFGDSLKDFRFTVNETNAKKEIIKGLEEGVGGYGFRAVVPMSYEGVHTGSVEYGSDFGINFLEGLKNNYSGEYFIYNLETNADSNSNMLASTSEDSWKIENDDHLERLGNDETLYLTTEDNRYNVMLIPFKDYRDNVRGYFKVVNDRSSLVQQINGIKRNSILYTVGLSSIALVIFYLFLNYSLKPIKELINVTEKVASGDLTQKITANTKDEISILANSFNIMTSSLRDVISRAGNVSENVATISQQLSASSEEVSASAEEAASTITQVSIAAQNQFDSIEVSRDVMDTMVENIKNVTTNIGNINISSKNTLDSAQEGILSSKDAVEKMNNLKDSTEKTAEEIFKLNESSREIEKIVVTISDIAEQTNLLALNAAIEAARAGEAGRGFSVVAEEVRKLAEQSSQSSRQIAELISNIQYEVNETVRAMESNNKEVEYGVASVTESSNRFSDILNEINIIVGQIEEVTTLTHGVYTNASEVTDSFDIMTDLSRETVDSSSNVAASSQEQTAAMEEIANAAASLATTASELRDSILIFKY, encoded by the coding sequence ATGTCTTTAAAATCCAAAATATTTATCGGTTTTACTGTTTCTGTTTTATTAATATTTTCAATACTTTCTTATTATACTTCTAGTATGACAACTAAAATTATAATTGAAAGAGAGCAGGAGATGTTGGAAGTATTAAGACAATCTGTTCAGATTCAAATGGAAAAGCAGTTAGAGGCTGCAGAAATAAGTGTTTTAGCATTAGCAAACAATATGGAAGTTAAAAGAAGCTTTGCAGAGAGAAATCGTGAAGGATTAGAAAAAATGCTTGTACCTGCATATAAAAGTATTTCTTCAAAAATTTCTCAAGTACAGTTTCATCTACCTGATTCTACATCTTTTCTTAGATTGCATCAGCCAGAAAAATTTGGGGATAGTTTAAAAGATTTTAGATTTACAGTGAATGAAACAAATGCTAAAAAAGAAATTATTAAAGGTCTTGAAGAAGGTGTTGGTGGCTATGGATTTAGAGCTGTAGTTCCAATGTCTTATGAAGGTGTACATACTGGTAGTGTAGAATATGGTAGTGACTTTGGAATAAATTTTTTAGAAGGATTAAAAAACAATTATTCTGGGGAATACTTTATATATAATCTAGAAACTAATGCAGATTCTAATTCTAATATGTTAGCTTCCACTAGTGAAGATAGCTGGAAAATCGAAAATGACGATCATTTAGAAAGATTAGGCAATGACGAAACATTATATTTAACTACTGAAGATAATAGATACAATGTAATGCTTATTCCTTTTAAAGACTATAGGGATAATGTTCGTGGTTATTTTAAAGTAGTAAATGATAGATCCTCTTTAGTTCAGCAAATAAACGGAATAAAAAGAAATTCTATATTATATACAGTAGGATTATCATCTATAGCACTTGTGATATTCTACTTATTTTTAAATTATTCATTGAAACCTATTAAAGAACTAATAAATGTAACTGAAAAGGTAGCATCTGGAGATTTAACTCAAAAAATTACTGCTAATACAAAGGATGAAATAAGTATACTTGCAAACTCCTTTAATATAATGACATCTAGCCTTAGAGATGTTATTTCTCGTGCTGGAAATGTATCGGAGAATGTAGCTACTATAAGTCAACAGTTATCCGCTTCATCTGAAGAAGTATCCGCTTCGGCTGAAGAAGCTGCAAGCACTATTACTCAAGTGTCAATAGCTGCTCAAAATCAATTTGATTCAATAGAAGTATCAAGAGATGTTATGGATACTATGGTTGAAAATATTAAAAATGTTACTACAAATATAGGTAATATAAATATATCATCTAAAAACACATTAGACTCTGCACAAGAAGGTATATTATCTTCTAAAGATGCTGTAGAAAAAATGAACAACTTAAAAGATTCTACAGAAAAAACAGCAGAGGAAATATTTAAACTTAACGAAAGTTCAAGAGAGATTGAAAAAATTGTAGTTACTATAAGTGATATTGCAGAGCAAACTAATTTATTAGCTCTTAATGCAGCTATTGAAGCTGCAAGGGCTGGCGAGGCAGGAAGAGGCTTTTCTGTAGTAGCTGAAGAAGTAAGGAAACTGGCGGAACAGTCCTCACAGTCTTCTAGACAAATTGCAGAGCTTATATCAAATATTCAATATGAAGTAAATGAAACAGTAAGAGCAATGGAATCTAACAATAAAGAAGTGGAGTATGGAGTAGCTAGCGTAACAGAATCTAGCAATCGGTTTTCAGATATACTCAATGAAATAAATATTATAGTAGGGCAAATAGAAGAAGTTACAACACTGACCCATGGAGTATATACAAATGCTTCAGAAGTTACAGATAGTTTTGATATTATGACAGATCTCTCTCGTGAAACAGTAGATTCTTCCAGCAATGTTGCTGCTAGCTCCCAGGAGCAAACAGCAGCAATGGAGGAAATAGCAAATGCAGCAGCAAGTCTTGCAACCACAGCATCCGAGCTTAGAGATTCCATTTTAATATTTAAATATTAA
- the pepT gene encoding peptidase T, with protein MENMIKRFLNYVTIDTKSEHDSQNVPSTETQFELANLLVKELKELGLSDASVDKNCYVMATLPSNMDKDVPTIGFIAHMDTSPDMSGKDVTPKMVEDYNGEDIILNGEKNIVLSPADFPDLKRYIGKTLITTDGTTLLGADNKAGIAEIMGAVEYFVNNPEVKHGTIKVAFTPDEEVGRGADHFDVKKFGADFAYTIDGGEIGELEYENFNAAGVKVTIHGRNIHPGTAKNKMINSMEIAMELNSMLPENQKPQYTEGYEGFFLLTSINGDVEETKANYIIRDHFKDSFEEKKTLMQNAVDYLNGKYGENTIEVVIKDQYYNMKEKIEPVMHIIDTAKLAMEEVGVTPIIKAIRGGTDGARLSFMGLPCPNIFTGGHNFHGKYEYICVESMNKAVEVILKIVELYSK; from the coding sequence ATGGAAAATATGATTAAAAGGTTTTTAAACTATGTAACTATTGATACAAAATCAGAGCATGACTCTCAAAATGTTCCTAGCACTGAAACCCAATTTGAACTAGCAAATCTTTTAGTGAAGGAGCTTAAAGAACTAGGACTGAGTGATGCATCTGTGGACAAAAACTGTTATGTTATGGCAACTCTACCATCTAATATGGACAAAGATGTTCCTACAATAGGTTTTATTGCCCATATGGACACTAGTCCTGATATGTCTGGTAAAGATGTCACGCCTAAAATGGTAGAAGACTACAACGGTGAGGATATTATTTTAAACGGGGAGAAAAATATAGTTTTATCTCCAGCAGACTTTCCAGATTTAAAGAGATATATAGGAAAAACCTTAATAACCACAGATGGCACAACTCTCCTTGGCGCAGATAATAAGGCGGGTATAGCTGAAATAATGGGTGCTGTTGAATATTTCGTTAATAATCCCGAAGTAAAACATGGGACCATTAAAGTAGCCTTTACTCCAGACGAAGAAGTTGGTAGAGGGGCAGACCATTTTGATGTTAAAAAGTTTGGTGCAGATTTTGCGTATACAATTGATGGTGGAGAAATAGGTGAACTTGAATATGAGAACTTTAATGCCGCAGGGGTTAAAGTAACTATTCATGGTAGAAATATTCACCCTGGAACAGCTAAAAATAAAATGATCAATTCTATGGAAATAGCTATGGAACTTAATTCAATGCTACCTGAAAATCAAAAACCTCAATATACTGAAGGTTACGAAGGCTTTTTCTTACTTACATCAATAAATGGAGATGTGGAAGAAACTAAGGCTAACTACATAATAAGGGATCATTTTAAAGATTCTTTCGAGGAAAAGAAAACATTAATGCAAAATGCAGTCGATTATTTAAATGGTAAATACGGAGAAAATACTATAGAGGTTGTAATAAAAGATCAATACTATAATATGAAAGAAAAAATTGAGCCTGTAATGCATATAATAGATACTGCTAAATTAGCTATGGAGGAGGTAGGAGTTACTCCTATTATTAAGGCTATTCGAGGCGGTACCGATGGCGCAAGACTTTCATTTATGGGTCTACCTTGTCCTAATATTTTTACAGGAGGCCATAACTTCCACGGTAAATATGAATATATTTGTGTAGAATCTATGAATAAAGCTGTTGAAGTCATTCTAAAAATTGTGGAGTTGTATAGCAAATAA